One genomic region from Maridesulfovibrio ferrireducens encodes:
- a CDS encoding N-acetylmuramoyl-L-alanine amidase produces MIDQWHKERGWKGIGYHGVFLNGRRTSHGDYDQALDGYLESGRSLDEIGAHCKGYNQHSVGLCMIGIDEFTESQMRNVLQKTKELLKHYGLDPEAVYGHYELDDGKTCPNLDMDEFRAQLWEMMR; encoded by the coding sequence GTGATCGACCAGTGGCACAAGGAGAGGGGCTGGAAGGGGATCGGGTATCACGGGGTGTTCCTGAACGGCCGCCGCACAAGCCACGGAGATTATGATCAGGCCCTTGACGGTTATCTGGAGTCCGGTCGGTCGCTTGATGAGATAGGAGCACATTGCAAGGGCTACAACCAGCATTCTGTCGGACTTTGTATGATCGGTATAGACGAATTTACAGAGTCGCAAATGCGTAATGTCCTCCAGAAAACAAAAGAACTTCTTAAGCATTACGGACTCGATCCTGAAGCGGTCTACGGCCATTACGAACTTGATGACGGAAAAACCTGTCCGAATCTGGATATGGACGAATTCAGAGCGCAGCTCTGGGAAATGATGCGATGA
- a CDS encoding phage tail tube protein: MATATQARGYKGKVRMMFESEYGVLPADPKAHLLPISSEGLDGGRSQNQKTTLTGKRSPGRSFAGNMDVSGPLAPDANVHATGILLKALCGNPVTTAINDVLNISGSAEDLGAGYVKILCAGHGFRPFTQITISGSTNYDGIYLVDPKSGADDLVIEAFYNAEDFAGTETVRRGAHRKLDAVAAVDKGDGLVGLACSGHGYLAGSVITVTGSTGYDAQYVVNFASSVNEIVVEKAYAAEVFDGTETVSPKYFTHLFKLLDEQPSFALECEVPLDGATDNEAFTLFEGCKVSSFSCSSSGDSQFNFSIDVAGANKRLLAISAAKTTEEFPDFDFKNADSDLILNGEYLTSVTSSSVQISTNLDTSAGYVKGSKGVRKSMPEGAPGVSGSLTAHYKSTALLKKAAGEVEMDYSMGFVTGANQLTLNFPQCLISESGSTPKLSGPQGIVVELQLSGFEDHNEYGTCFYAELINGVSSYT, from the coding sequence ATGGCAACTGCAACACAGGCAAGAGGTTACAAAGGGAAAGTGCGGATGATGTTTGAATCCGAGTATGGAGTTTTGCCCGCTGATCCGAAAGCGCACTTGCTGCCGATCAGCTCCGAAGGGTTGGACGGTGGCCGCAGTCAGAACCAGAAAACTACTTTGACGGGTAAAAGATCACCCGGCAGATCCTTTGCCGGAAATATGGACGTATCCGGCCCCTTGGCTCCAGATGCCAACGTTCACGCTACTGGTATTTTGTTGAAAGCTCTTTGCGGTAATCCTGTGACTACCGCGATTAATGACGTTTTGAATATTTCAGGTTCTGCGGAAGATCTCGGAGCCGGTTACGTTAAAATCTTGTGTGCTGGTCACGGCTTCCGTCCTTTTACTCAGATTACAATCAGCGGATCAACCAATTATGATGGTATCTATCTGGTTGATCCAAAATCAGGCGCGGATGATCTGGTTATCGAAGCTTTTTACAACGCAGAAGACTTTGCAGGAACCGAAACCGTAAGGCGCGGGGCGCATCGTAAACTTGATGCAGTTGCTGCAGTGGACAAAGGTGACGGTTTGGTCGGGCTTGCTTGCTCCGGGCATGGTTATCTCGCCGGATCTGTAATAACTGTCACGGGTTCAACAGGGTATGATGCGCAATATGTGGTTAATTTTGCATCAAGTGTGAATGAAATTGTTGTTGAAAAAGCTTACGCAGCGGAAGTTTTTGACGGGACTGAAACGGTTTCCCCTAAATACTTCACCCATTTGTTTAAGCTTTTGGATGAACAGCCCAGTTTTGCCCTTGAATGCGAAGTTCCGCTTGATGGAGCAACAGATAATGAAGCTTTTACCCTTTTCGAAGGTTGCAAGGTTTCGTCTTTTTCTTGTTCAAGTTCCGGTGACAGTCAATTTAATTTTTCGATTGATGTAGCCGGTGCAAATAAAAGATTACTCGCCATTTCAGCTGCTAAAACCACCGAAGAATTCCCCGATTTTGATTTTAAAAACGCTGACAGTGATTTGATTCTGAACGGTGAATATCTAACTTCGGTTACCAGCTCCTCTGTTCAAATCAGTACAAATCTCGATACTTCCGCAGGTTATGTAAAAGGCTCTAAAGGCGTCCGCAAGTCCATGCCCGAAGGAGCCCCTGGAGTCTCCGGCTCTCTGACAGCCCATTACAAAAGTACAGCATTGCTGAAAAAGGCGGCTGGTGAAGTTGAAATGGATTATTCCATGGGATTTGTAACGGGTGCTAACCAGCTGACTTTGAATTTCCCGCAGTGCTTGATTTCTGAATCCGGCTCTACTCCGAAACTGTCCGGCCCGCAGGGTATTGTGGTTGAACTCCAGCTCAGCGGTTTTGAAGATCATAACGAATACGGAACTTGCTTTTATGCCGAACTCATCAACGGTGTATCCAGCTACACATAA
- a CDS encoding phage holin family protein — protein sequence MNQLFDHITMKACLAGCCSAASWLFGGFDAALLALSILYLSDFALGFFRALQKGTYCSEKFRHGVGKFIAYSVAIIMANMLDVTMGESLPAVFAYIREFLVMYLASNEFLSVAVHLAEMELGVIPRQLTDRIKSFRDEFDPIQNRSRYGTSGYGTSSQHGGNSLLGFNLGGRGSDRPVAQGEGLEGDRVSRGVPERPPHKPRRL from the coding sequence ATGAACCAGCTTTTCGATCATATCACAATGAAAGCCTGCCTCGCGGGATGTTGTTCCGCCGCTTCATGGCTTTTCGGTGGTTTTGATGCCGCTCTGCTGGCTTTATCTATTCTTTATCTTTCAGATTTTGCACTTGGTTTTTTTAGAGCATTGCAAAAGGGGACATATTGCAGCGAAAAATTTAGGCACGGGGTCGGTAAGTTTATCGCTTATTCTGTGGCAATCATCATGGCGAATATGCTTGATGTCACAATGGGTGAATCGTTGCCCGCGGTTTTCGCATATATCCGCGAATTCTTAGTTATGTATCTGGCATCAAATGAATTTTTAAGCGTGGCAGTTCATCTTGCTGAAATGGAATTAGGTGTCATTCCTCGCCAGCTTACAGACCGGATCAAGTCCTTTAGGGACGAATTTGATCCGATTCAAAATAGGAGCCGTTATGGAACGTCAGGATATGGAACGTCAAGTCAACATGGTGGTAATTCACTGCTCGGATTCAACTTGGGGGGACGCGGCAGTGATCGACCAGTGGCACAAGGAGAGGGGCTGGAAGGGGATCGGGTATCACGGGGTGTTCCTGAACGGCCGCCGCACAAGCCACGGAGATTATGA
- a CDS encoding phage tail tape measure protein, producing the protein MADNHTRIIVSAKDEASKVFQRAGMEAEGLSRRVSHLSGVMGGLAALGGISAVGLSVSEAMGQFGQFETALTDMSKVTNRDLGEIRGEIESINPALGSSTELMRGYYQVISAGVTDPKKSLDLLTVASRASQAAHVSQSETIKALTKVMAGFGDELGNATEASDLLFAMERQGQTSFQELVPVIGDLANLSHEASVSTSALGGAMALLTQTSGSTAEAATKYKALLIGMVKPTTDMAEAFEALGYKSGNALIEDKGLVESLRMLKEYADKSGVSMTSLFGSAEAFMGVSALLANGGKTFADNIRDMGKAAGSTEKAFKKWGKTRDAVQKKFGNVSNNVLMTFGGAFAPEFTEGLDSVSDWVAGHGDEIQDWAKSTGEAVASASDTIATEFSILKSGYDALPEWMQGAGLLGAFLFGKKGLVMLTAATHLAGTFSNMGQGYEAYANGELSFSDFATMNSGELSDFLKNRNPLDSLNAELKALESKQAGYVYQDEKDSFNGEIAEIKKQIVEEYSKAAKKIDSSGDAAALARAAGITPGDIKPKPFVSESNTIPVGAGSGGGKAKEDKKALWQDEDDLAKRRIANSKKISDAWAKRSGRDVQSELKQFEASEKEKLRITKDFNQDYAELTGNSYEFEKTAIKAQVKAWEKAGVDKIQLANWELISLEKLEKEHTADVKAENKKRIADAKKTAREELLARNNFFEGMKAGFQDVLDAEKNWAERGIDIANSFSTSSKAALGDLGFDAMMGQMKSFSDYWSTFWGGLARSISNHLADLAVNKGLDMLMSMGGGLFDMAGSFLSNVWHTGNMRLGADEVASILQEGEMVIPARQAEVIRQSVGSDGMSKGAFFDSVVDRVSVGSSSIFDTINNSQRDVYGKHMLNSALMATGTGLFNGYSNWQTVGQQGKALQDAGLPVTQSAIDNLKWSSALGGLASSFFPSFAGNMFSSFGNQALGMNDDAYSIAGIDFSSSTVGNAIGAVVGAVLGGPVGSVVSGAMSPVFSLAVSGITDLLGLRREETLRDSVEDKFGEITGRLAFQSFGKQYASVPSLAGYYQEKFDLQSPEHKAMLASINPVTYPEQIVLEKINAKIEELKAANAAGAPELAFTSYHNFGTAYRDAAWEKGGIDKVNAAEAIARDMGFASYESREMAAKALGRGLTYEDYYYTPLGTRVDVNSVENPDSALGRAYADAIAAGRIAQGYQFGDGLSGDRGGLGGLGGFGGYTGVGDYGLGSAVDFGNAMQDYADSLGSGGSDRSDRSSGGTGSGNAGGASGSSGIGRRFGGRVDAGGEYVWQEAGLPGEAFFPKTDGFVLSHEDTSQMINALQSIVNAQKSGTSPVAASGGGESTLVLNLHIDGHQIATAIVPALRELSENGVQFVRNDTLIGG; encoded by the coding sequence GTGGCAGATAATCATACTCGAATTATAGTTTCCGCCAAAGATGAAGCCTCGAAAGTATTCCAGCGTGCCGGAATGGAGGCCGAAGGGTTGAGCCGCCGCGTGTCGCATCTTTCCGGTGTGATGGGCGGTCTTGCCGCTCTCGGTGGAATTTCTGCCGTAGGGCTTTCTGTTTCTGAGGCTATGGGACAGTTCGGACAGTTTGAAACAGCTTTGACCGATATGTCCAAGGTCACGAATCGCGATCTCGGCGAAATTCGCGGAGAGATCGAATCAATTAATCCCGCGCTCGGTTCATCAACGGAACTGATGCGCGGGTATTATCAAGTTATATCCGCTGGGGTAACTGATCCTAAAAAGTCTCTGGACCTGCTGACCGTCGCTTCCCGCGCTTCACAGGCCGCGCATGTTTCGCAATCTGAAACAATCAAAGCCCTGACAAAAGTTATGGCTGGTTTCGGTGACGAACTCGGCAACGCAACCGAAGCAAGTGACCTGCTCTTTGCTATGGAACGGCAAGGTCAAACCAGCTTTCAAGAACTGGTTCCGGTAATCGGCGACCTTGCCAATCTCTCGCATGAGGCTTCGGTTTCCACTTCCGCACTCGGCGGAGCAATGGCCCTGCTGACTCAGACCTCCGGTTCAACGGCAGAAGCGGCCACAAAATACAAGGCCCTGCTTATCGGCATGGTCAAGCCGACAACGGATATGGCTGAGGCTTTTGAAGCTTTGGGCTACAAGTCCGGTAATGCGCTGATTGAAGATAAAGGGCTGGTCGAATCTCTGCGGATGCTCAAAGAGTACGCCGATAAATCCGGCGTCAGCATGACTTCCCTTTTCGGAAGTGCTGAGGCTTTCATGGGTGTTTCCGCGCTGCTTGCGAATGGCGGCAAAACCTTTGCGGATAATATCCGCGACATGGGCAAGGCGGCTGGTTCCACTGAAAAAGCTTTTAAAAAGTGGGGCAAGACTCGGGACGCTGTTCAGAAGAAATTCGGGAATGTCTCCAATAATGTTCTTATGACTTTCGGGGGCGCATTTGCCCCTGAATTTACTGAAGGTCTTGATTCTGTTTCTGACTGGGTTGCTGGGCATGGGGATGAAATTCAGGATTGGGCTAAATCAACCGGCGAAGCTGTTGCTTCCGCATCGGACACAATCGCTACTGAATTTTCAATTCTCAAAAGCGGATATGATGCCTTGCCGGAATGGATGCAGGGCGCTGGACTTTTGGGGGCCTTTCTTTTTGGTAAGAAAGGTTTGGTTATGCTTACCGCCGCTACACATTTGGCGGGAACTTTTTCGAACATGGGTCAGGGATATGAGGCATATGCAAACGGCGAATTAAGTTTCAGTGATTTTGCAACTATGAATTCAGGGGAATTGTCCGATTTTCTTAAAAATAGAAATCCGTTGGATTCTTTGAACGCAGAATTGAAAGCTCTGGAAAGTAAACAGGCTGGTTATGTTTATCAGGATGAAAAAGATTCTTTTAATGGCGAAATTGCAGAGATTAAAAAACAGATTGTAGAGGAATATAGCAAAGCTGCTAAAAAAATTGACTCCAGCGGTGATGCCGCCGCACTTGCGAGGGCTGCTGGAATTACTCCCGGTGATATAAAGCCTAAGCCTTTTGTTTCAGAGTCAAATACAATTCCTGTCGGTGCTGGTTCCGGCGGTGGCAAAGCCAAAGAAGACAAAAAAGCCTTGTGGCAGGATGAAGACGATCTTGCAAAACGCCGCATAGCCAATTCAAAGAAAATTTCTGATGCTTGGGCCAAACGATCCGGCCGGGATGTTCAATCTGAACTTAAGCAGTTTGAAGCGTCTGAAAAAGAAAAGCTGCGGATAACAAAAGATTTTAACCAGGACTATGCAGAACTCACGGGAAACAGCTACGAATTTGAAAAAACCGCTATCAAGGCTCAGGTCAAGGCGTGGGAAAAAGCCGGAGTTGATAAAATACAGCTCGCCAACTGGGAGCTGATCAGCCTTGAAAAACTGGAAAAAGAACATACTGCAGACGTTAAAGCTGAGAACAAAAAACGGATAGCAGACGCTAAGAAAACCGCGCGTGAAGAGCTGCTTGCCCGTAATAATTTTTTTGAAGGGATGAAAGCCGGATTTCAAGACGTATTAGACGCAGAAAAGAACTGGGCTGAACGCGGAATTGATATTGCGAACAGCTTTTCTACATCCTCGAAAGCGGCTCTCGGAGATTTGGGTTTTGATGCCATGATGGGCCAGATGAAAAGCTTTTCCGATTACTGGTCGACATTCTGGGGCGGTCTTGCCCGATCTATTTCGAATCACCTTGCTGACCTCGCCGTTAATAAAGGTCTGGACATGCTGATGTCCATGGGCGGCGGCTTGTTTGACATGGCTGGTTCGTTCCTGTCGAACGTCTGGCATACTGGGAATATGCGGCTCGGTGCTGATGAAGTTGCTTCCATTTTGCAAGAGGGTGAAATGGTTATCCCTGCGAGACAGGCAGAAGTGATTCGTCAATCTGTCGGTTCTGACGGCATGAGCAAGGGTGCTTTTTTCGATTCTGTTGTTGACCGTGTTTCTGTCGGTTCAAGCTCAATTTTCGATACGATAAACAATAGTCAGCGTGATGTTTACGGAAAGCACATGCTTAATTCTGCTTTAATGGCAACTGGTACGGGTTTATTTAACGGTTATTCAAATTGGCAGACAGTAGGACAGCAAGGGAAGGCTCTACAAGATGCGGGGCTGCCTGTAACTCAAAGCGCGATCGATAACCTTAAATGGAGTTCCGCTTTAGGCGGTCTGGCTAGTAGCTTCTTTCCTAGCTTTGCAGGGAACATGTTCAGCAGTTTCGGTAATCAGGCTCTTGGTATGAATGACGATGCTTACAGCATCGCTGGAATAGATTTTTCATCTTCTACAGTCGGGAATGCTATCGGGGCTGTTGTTGGTGCAGTTTTGGGCGGACCTGTTGGCTCTGTTGTTTCGGGTGCTATGTCTCCTGTTTTTTCTCTTGCAGTTTCCGGCATAACTGATCTTTTGGGACTGAGAAGAGAAGAAACTCTGCGTGATTCAGTTGAGGATAAATTTGGTGAAATAACAGGTCGTTTAGCTTTTCAATCTTTCGGTAAACAATATGCTTCGGTTCCTTCCTTGGCAGGATATTATCAAGAAAAGTTTGATCTGCAATCACCTGAACACAAGGCGATGCTAGCGAGTATTAACCCTGTTACTTATCCAGAACAAATCGTTTTAGAAAAAATTAACGCTAAGATTGAAGAACTTAAGGCCGCGAATGCAGCCGGTGCACCTGAGTTAGCTTTTACTAGTTATCATAACTTTGGAACTGCATATCGGGATGCCGCATGGGAAAAGGGCGGTATCGATAAAGTTAATGCGGCTGAGGCTATTGCGCGTGATATGGGATTTGCTTCATATGAAAGTCGTGAAATGGCGGCCAAAGCTCTTGGTCGTGGGCTGACATATGAAGATTATTATTACACCCCATTAGGCACGCGTGTTGACGTAAATTCCGTTGAAAATCCCGATTCCGCACTCGGCAGGGCTTATGCTGATGCTATTGCTGCTGGAAGAATCGCTCAGGGCTATCAGTTTGGTGATGGGCTGAGCGGTGATAGAGGCGGTCTTGGTGGGCTTGGCGGATTTGGCGGTTATACGGGGGTTGGTGATTATGGTTTAGGCTCTGCGGTTGATTTTGGTAATGCTATGCAGGATTACGCCGATTCCTTAGGCTCTGGCGGCTCTGATCGATCTGACAGGTCGAGCGGAGGCACTGGGTCAGGAAATGCAGGCGGGGCAAGTGGTTCTTCTGGCATAGGTCGCCGTTTTGGTGGCCGTGTAGATGCTGGCGGCGAATATGTCTGGCAGGAAGCCGGACTACCAGGTGAAGCCTTTTTTCCTAAAACTGACGGCTTTGTCCTTTCACACGAAGATACAAGCCAGATGATTAACGCGTTGCAGTCTATAGTTAACGCTCAAAAGTCCGGTACCTCTCCCGTTGCCGCATCCGGTGGCGGCGAATCTACGCTTGTTCTCAATCTGCATATTGACGGTCATCAAATAGCAACTGCTATTGTGCCTGCCCTCCGCGAACTATCAGAAAACGGTGTTCAGTTTGTACGCAATGACACTTTGATAGGGGGCTAA